The stretch of DNA AGCCAGGAACTTGATCCGGACGCTCACATCGTGGTCCTGTGTCATCACGGGGTACGCTCGCTGAACGTGACCAATTGGCTGCGGCAGCAGGGCTTCGAAAAAGTGCAGTCGATGCGCGGCGGCATCGATCGCTGGTCGCGCGAGGTGGATGCAAGCGTGCCGACGTACTAAGCACCCAGCCATCAGCACTCAGCATTCAGCGCCGGGATTGGGAACAACGTGGATGGCTGAATGCTGACTGCTGAATGCCGAATGTTTGCCAATGAAGAAGGAACTCGTCACCCTCAAGATTAACGGCCGCGTGCACGAGCTCGC from Terriglobales bacterium encodes:
- a CDS encoding rhodanese-like domain-containing protein; translated protein: MEFEITPGEVRRKLDSPEPPVLLDVREPVELQMARIEGALHMPMGEVPMRASQELDPDAHIVVLCHHGVRSLNVTNWLRQQGFEKVQSMRGGIDRWSREVDASVPTY